The sequence gggtcaatatacacggccaggctgctatagccaaacctttggtcactcatgccaatgccaaacgtcggtttcaatggtgcaaggagcgcaaatcttgggctgtggacaatgtgaaacatgtattgttctctgatgagtccacctttactgttttccccacatcctggagagttatggtgtggagaagccccaaagaagcgtaccacccagactgttgcatgcccagagtgaagcatggaggtggatcagtgatggtttgggctgccatatcatggcattcccttggcccaatacttgtgctagatgggcgcgtcactgccaaggactaccgaaccattcttgaggaccatgtgcatccaatggttcaaacattgtatcctgaaggtggtgccgtgtatcaggatgacaatgcaccaatacacacagcaagactggtgaaagattggtttgatgaacatgaaagtgaagttgaacatctcccatggcctgcacagtcaccagatctaaatattattgagccactttggggtgttttggaggagcaagtcaggaaacgttttcctccaccagtatcacgtagtgatctggccactatcctgcaagaagaatggcttaaaatccctctgaccactgtgcaggacttgtatatgtcattcccaagacaaattgacgctttattggccgcaaaaggaggccctacaccatactaataaattattgtggtctaaaaccaggtgtttcagtttcattgtccaacccctgtatatatatgtatgtgtgtgtgtgtgtgtgtgtgtgtgtgtgtgtgtgtatgtatgtatgtgtatttaATACAGAACAGAATAGTTTAGaaaatccttgtttttaacaagTTTAGGCTTAAGGGAACCCTTGAAAACCTCCTATAAGTACTTTTGAACCATGCACCAAGACGTTTTTTCTGCCATTGAATAATTAAAGACTGTCCACTCCTCAAAATGTTTGtattctttaattagtaatgcggTTGCAGGGGTCTGTAACAGCATAAATCTCAGCAATACAGAATAatcaaataatcaaaattaaccAATAAACTTAGCCTAATCTTCCCTAACGCTgaatttttagttttaaaaccatTAAGTCAGGGTATGCACATACTTACCCCAGAACTTACTCTGAGTTTTCACTAACCCTGCCTTGTGAAACGGGCATGGTAGTCTAAAAAAACCAAACAGCTTCCAGTGGCATAGAAGGACCCAGACGGATTTCATGTTTTCGTTGCTCAGTGTTACAATGAGCAACTGTTACATTTATATTGCAAGTCCTTAATTGTTTATGTTAGTAAAAGCACATATATGTACAGCACAGCTAAATGACAATACATCAGCtggttttttaatgtatttgttaGCTTGAAATGCGTGTATATGTGTCTGAGTGTGGAGTTCACGGAGTTAAAAGTAGTGAtgtgtccagtgtgtcgaagcTTCGAAACTTGTTACAAGTTTTGCTTTGAAATCAGCAGGAAAGAGGGGAGTTTTGTaactgacagaaaaatatttcCTATACCTTGTATAAACTTGCTGTTGCTTTTATCGCTCACCAGCTTCATCTCTGAGTGGGTATTTTCTAAAGCAGGGGAAATCATTTAGCACCAGTGTTTACTGGTTTAGTGGTTAAGATTCTGCACTCTGACTGCCGCTGCTTGGGTTTGATTGTCGTTTAGAGGTTTATAAGTCTAGTTTGGAAAAGGAAAGAATGACAATGAGGATTTATTTACCTGGTTTAAAACGATCGATATTATAAGCATTATAAGCATAAGTAACATAAGCAAACTCACATTACAACTCTCTCCCATGTTGTTTCCACTTTTCCTTTAGCTCCAACTATTATATCATAAAAAGTAATATCATATTGAGACACAGAAATTCATGTTATTATGATCACTCTGTCTGTTCTTACATGTATTGTCCACTTGGTGGCGCAGTAGAGCGGTGAAGCATCTTGATGCCTCTGCTCTTCAGTGATTGGATGGAAAGCCTCAGTGCTTCAAGGGTCTTCATCTCACCATGAACAGTTAAAAGGCCTCATCCAGGCATTTCCTCTAAAAGGTGAACAGAcaactatggggtaagaacgctgtcaaaaacaatgtgtatgtaaagacggaaatgtgtgcatattagtcaatagttgtgcataagtaaaatctaaaagaggtattgtatattttctctataagaatacaaaataaaatgttacagcttcaataaattacaaacacaaagttcaagtttacagttgtggtttattctttatgaatacaatatgctataacagtttgtgaatacgatttattttctttgagaatacgaatttacagcgacttggcgtcacgtgatctcaggctcagaatatagtgggtggagttatacaatgatgtacagtaggtggcgctatgcacctctgaatttgttgcgaaccaccagcagaagaagagaagaagcagcagcactagcgcctcataaacggaccaagaaactacggtacaaagccaggtgtggttgaaaagtttatatatgtcttaatgtcgttaatatatgctcttggtccgtcatcttggcgctagtgctgctgcttcttcttcttctcttcttcggctggcggttcgcaacaaattcagaggtgcatagcgCCACctgctgtacatcattgtataactccacccactatactctatgttttagttttgtatttcataaaaataagaacactgctttatttataatactcttgattcccccacctatctcccctctgttcctaatattccttttagactgaattacctcccattccagcactacgtttactggcagtgaggagtgtgacagcgcatgcgcaacgcgactaactctgtgctccactaaccagcctgagatcacgtgacaccaagtcgctgatgtaaattaattttctcaaagaaaataaatcgtattcacaaactattatagcatattgtattcataaagaataaaccacaactgtaaacttgaactttgtgtttgtaatttcttgaagctgtaacattttattttgtattcttatagagaaaatatacaatacctcttttggattttacttatgcacaactattgactaatatgcacacatttccatctttacataaacattgtttttgacagcgttcttaccccgtAGACAATAGTATTAAATttatcatttaacatttaaattgataaaatgattgatttttAACTGCAGTAATATACAAACTGTCTTAAGTAACTAAAATAATGAAAGCTTATTGTCTAGTAAATTCTTACTTCTGATATCTCCCAGCAGGTGTGCGCACACAAAACCATTCCCCAAGGGTTTGCACACAATGTATTAGTTCTGGGGTGGTACAAACGACCAGTTTGACCAGCATGTAACACTCAGATATAAACTAAAATCTTTTTCTGaaccaaaatctaaaatattttaacccaAAACTTAGGAAGCTTTACACGTTTCTTGTATTTAGGTAAACATCTTTTGGACCTGCCATAGATCTTTTctactttgtttcattaaaatattcatGTTACCATAACATCAGTATGACCTGCCTACATAAAGGATCAAAAGCATTGATTATTAACTGTTAGAGCTTTTAAATGTCTTATAGTTcatgaaatatttaacttttcaaaACGTGTCAGCAATCCTTCCAGCTTTTTTCTTCATCTACAAGGAGGATGTCAGAGAATTTCCACCAGCATGTCTGAACTTGTGTTGGTTTAGTGCTTCCCTATGAAAGGTGTGTTGACATTATGAGTTAATCTGTCTCTGCAGAGCAACAGCCTGCGCTTCTTTCAGACATGcttaaaactgaaagtgaaacagTGATCTGAAAAAGCGCTACCTCTTCATGAAGGAGGAAAGGCTGAGATCTTTCCGTTAATCTCTCAGCCTGAGAACATTAAATTAATCTCAGAAACTGAAACGAGGTAAGTTAGCACAGGAAATGTGTTGCAGCAGGAACACTTCCTGATCTAACTCTCTGTCTGATCTGTTTGCAGCTTCACTCAAAGAGAAAATGGCTTCCTGCTCTGAGGAGGACCTCTCCTGTCCTGTCTGCCATGATATTTTCAGGGATCCTGTTGTCCTGTCGTGCAGCCACAGCTTCTGTCAAACCTGTGTTCGCTCCTGGTGgagggaaaaacaaataaatgagtgTCCGGTTTGTAAGGAGAGACCTCTGAGTGACCCGCCCGTGAGCTTAACATTGAAGAACCTGTGTGAAGCTTTCTTACAGAAGGAAAATCCAAAGCTTTCTGCAGGGTCAGAGCAGGATCTCTGTAGTCTGCACACTGAGAAATTAAAACTGTTCTGCCTGGATCATCAGCAGTCCATCTGTGTTATCTGTCGAGATTCAAAAGCACACAGCAACCACAGATTCAGACCCATCAATGAAGCTGCAGCGTACCACAGAGAGGAGGTCCGGGAACGCTTGAGAACCTTACGACACAAGCTGACACTTTTTGAGCAAGACAAAGGCAACTGTGATCAAACTGCCAAACACATTAAGAtccaaaacagaaacacagagaagCAGATCAAGGATCAGTTCAAGAAACTTCATCAGTTTCtgcaagaggaggaggaggcccGGATCTCTGCTTTAAGGGAGGAGGAGAAGCAGAAAAGTAAACTAATgaggaaaaaaactgaagttCTAAGCAGAAACATTACAGATATTTCCAACACAATTAGAGCTGCTGAGAAggagctgaaagctgaagatgtCTCCTTCCTGCACACCTACAAAGATGCATTAAAAAGAATGGAACAgtgccatctgctggagggtCCAGAACTGTCCTCAGGAGCTCTGATAGATGTAGCTAAACATCTGGGCAACCTTAGCTTCAACATCTGGAGCAAGATGAAGGAGGCTGTCTGCTACTCTGCTGTGACTCTGGATCCAAACACAGCTCACCCTGAACTGATCCTTTCTGAAGACCTGACCAGTGTGACACATGGAGGGAGACACAAGCTCCCAGAGAACCCAGAGAGGTTCGACTGTTAccatgttgttctgggttctgaGGGGTTTACCTCCGGGACTCACAGCTGGGATGTTGAGGTCGGAGACAGCGTGAGCTGGGACCTGGGTGTGGCAACAGAGTCTGTCGAGAGGAAAGGATTCATCAGGTCTGGATCCTGGAGGATTGGGTTTGATGGTGTCTGTGAAGCCATCTCCCCTCCAGGCCGAAGTGCTGTTCTCTCTATAAAGACACCAAGCAGGATCAGAGTCCATCTGGACCTGGAGAAGGGAAAGCTGTCCTTCTCTGATGCTGATACTGGTGCCCACATATACACCTTCACCGAGGGTTTTACTGAGAAACTGTTACCATACTTCAGCATCAAGAAGAAGAAACAATTAAAACTATTATCAAAGAAAGTCTCTGCAGCTGTGGATGAGTGATGGGAGgtggtgttttattttaagacttttatgACCAAGTTAATGGAGAACATACACCAAAATATTACCTGATGATGATAATATGTTGCCTTGTTTTCTCTCTACGCCTGTTAAAGTATATTTATCTTGATgccattttttcttatttaaaaaatatacctGCCGTCCTGATATGATGCTCTGAAACGTTTAATGTCTCCCCTGACAGGAAAACAGATTTTATATTGGCATCAACATCGGTATCGGCCGATGTTAGTCATTTTTCACTATATTAGTATCTCTCCTATTagtaaaactgggccgataCTAATAACCGATGTTTATctccatcttgttgctgtttgtgtttctagGGGGCGATGGTGgccattttgtatttgtttggtcatttaACAGTGATGGTGATGCAGGAGTGTGgggaagcagagaagcaatgtcagcagTGTGTCAATAGGGcaggaaaatataaataatatctgTAAATATCTGTAATCA comes from Girardinichthys multiradiatus isolate DD_20200921_A chromosome 20, DD_fGirMul_XY1, whole genome shotgun sequence and encodes:
- the LOC124857086 gene encoding zinc-binding protein A33-like, which encodes MASCSEEDLSCPVCHDIFRDPVVLSCSHSFCQTCVRSWWREKQINECPVCKERPLSDPPVSLTLKNLCEAFLQKENPKLSAGSEQDLCSLHTEKLKLFCLDHQQSICVICRDSKAHSNHRFRPINEAAAYHREEVRERLRTLRHKLTLFEQDKGNCDQTAKHIKIQNRNTEKQIKDQFKKLHQFLQEEEEARISALREEEKQKSKLMRKKTEVLSRNITDISNTIRAAEKELKAEDVSFLHTYKDALKRMEQCHLLEGPELSSGALIDVAKHLGNLSFNIWSKMKEAVCYSAVTLDPNTAHPELILSEDLTSVTHGGRHKLPENPERFDCYHVVLGSEGFTSGTHSWDVEVGDSVSWDLGVATESVERKGFIRSGSWRIGFDGVCEAISPPGRSAVLSIKTPSRIRVHLDLEKGKLSFSDADTGAHIYTFTEGFTEKLLPYFSIKKKKQLKLLSKKVSAAVDE